In a single window of the Branchiostoma floridae strain S238N-H82 chromosome 2, Bfl_VNyyK, whole genome shotgun sequence genome:
- the LOC118410071 gene encoding serine/arginine repetitive matrix protein 1-like, with amino-acid sequence MGVMFYMMVSGEKPFIAPQHRFPLVRVDLYAKELSERRPKFNCMISKEAKRLAGELLELDPAKRPTLRQVGCGVFSWTYFVLDPNQVVYIALAHKRKYEKLRRAGKGETVAGDQGETDPEPLFIHRTYDFMEETPAPLRSTPELVHRKYSDKCEALIINHRTKPRDAEANVNTSTRKVQDDASHADSDRSGNVDADLSTRKRRGRDASHADRSGNVDTDLSARKRRGRDASHAESDRSGNVDADLSARKRRGRDASHAESDRSGNVDADLSARKRRGRDASHADRSGNVDADLSARKRRGRDASHTDQSGNVDADLSDRKRRDRDASHADRSGNVDAGLSVRKRRGRDASHGDQSGNVDADLSDRKRRDRDASHADRSGNLDADLSARKRRGRRFIPMTQKDVENLMERNTFAPKPPSERKCVEADEVAPPSDHHPSSQMTKTQKDVGDLGAGFVPKPPPGKKSAGVAAPPPGQRPSSRAHIRKRERMESVSKREKEGELTANKTSCFRARVPSPGLTPPPECLDQVEPEEDVEPSYLEGSGLSVKLLSNGRKRIPMTKKDVGGIGPVPKPPHGKKSAGVAAPQSGQLQSSRAQIRKRESRVPQESVSKSEEDGKLTAKTVWRFKARSPSPCLTPPPECLDLDPKEDERKTAPMTQKSIDSLIDATTFTPKPPPRKKSTAAGMVARPSGQHQSSRASRVQITLKHRRVISPVGRTETVKFKDGFRLAHVAAFRWRSETLSPCLTPPPECLVQEEPAVGVLGDNGPGLKRSTPMRSQRHPDVGPREEERGDGEDGSERRSNIRGTKSRSDRDMKRTSRKSEGDVRSAMKRTEANVGQRKDESSTRKRGKSRSQKHNQDGAEADVAGGHALRKTSGRVLLPPVDAKQKKRLDGRARLPPINRRS; translated from the exons AT GGGAGTGATGTTCTACATGATGGTCTCGGGAGAGAAGCCTTTCATTGCTCCGCAACACAGGTTCCCGCTCGTCAGGGTTGACCTCTACGCCAAAGAGCTCAGTGAAAGACGGCCGAAATTTAACTGCATGATATCAAAAG AGGCAAAGAGGCTCGCCGGCGAGTTACTGGAGTTAGATCCAGCTAAACGACCAACTCTAAGGCAGGTCGGTTGCGGTGTGTTCAGTTGGACATACTTTGTTTTGGATCCGAACCAAGTTGTATATATTGCGCTGGCTCACAAGCGTAAGTACGAGAAGCTGAGGAGAGCCGGGAAGGGCGAGACCGTGGCGGGTGACCAGGGCGAGACCGACCCAGAGCCACTGTTCATACACAGAACCTACGACTTCATGGAGGAGACACCCGCCCCACTGCGATCAACTCCTGAACTTGTCCACAGGAAGTACAGTGACAAATGTGAGGCGCTAATAATAAATCACAGAACGAAACCCCGAGATGCCGAAGCTAACGTAAACACATCGACTAGAAAGGTTCAAGACGACGCTAGCCATGCCGATAGCGATCGGTCAGGAAATGTGGATGCTGACTTGAGTACCCGTAAGCGTCGTGGTAGAGACGCTAGCCATGCCGATCGGTCAGGAAATGTGGATACTGACTTGAGTGCCCGTAAGCGTCGCGGCAGAGACGCTAGCCATGCCGAGAGCGATCGGTCAGGAAATGTGGATGCTGACTTGAGTGCCCGTAAGCGTCGCGGCAGAGACGCTAGCCATGCCGAGAGCGATCGGTCAGGAAATGTGGATGCTGACTTGAGTGCCCGTAAGCGTCGCGGTAGAGACGCTAGCCATGCCGATCGGTCAGGAAATGTGGATGCTGACTTGAGTGCCCGTAAGCGTCGCGGCAGAGACGCTAGCCATACCGATCAGTCAGGAAACGTGGATGCTGACTTGAGTGACCGTAAGCGTCGCGACAGAGACGCTAGCCATGCCGATCGGTCAGGAAATGTGGATGCTGGCTTGAGTGTCCGTAAGCGTCGCGGCAGAGACGCTAGCCATGGCGATCAGTCAGGAAACGTGGATGCTGACTTGAGTGACCGTAAGCGTCGCGACAGAGACGCTAGCCATGCCGATCGGTCAGGAAATTTGGATGCTGACTTGAGTGCCCGTAAGCGTCGCGGCAGAAGATTCATTCCTATGACGCAAAAAGATGTCGAGAACCTCATGGAAAGAAATACTTTTGCACCAAAACCACCATCCGAGAGAAAGTGTGTGGAAGCTGATGAGGTAGCGCCCCCGTCAGATCATCATCCTTCCTCACAGATGACCAAGACACAGAAAGATGTTGGAGACCTAGGTGCAGGTTTCGTGCCAAAACCGCCGCCTGGGAAGAAGTCCGCCGGTGTG GCGGCACCACCGCCAGGTCAGCGCCCGTCTTCACGAGCACACATCAGGAAGAGGGAACGGATGGAATCCGTGTCAAAACGTGAAAAGGAAGGAGAGCTGACTGCCAACAAAACCTCGTGTTTCAGAGCACGGGTGCCCTCACCGGGCCTTACCCCGCCGCCGGAGTGCCTTGATCAAGTGGAGCCAGAAGAGGACGTCGAGCCTTCATACCTGGAAGGTAGCGGACTCAGCGTGAAGCTGCTCTCAAACGGAAGAAAACGTATCCCGATGACAAAGAAAGATGTTGGAGGTATAGGTCCCGTCCCCAAACCGCCGCATGGGAAGAAGTCCGCCGGTGTGGCGGCACCACAGTCCGGTCAGCTCCAGTCTTCACGAGCACAGATCAGGAAGAGAGAGAGTAGAGTTCCACAGGAATCAGTGTCAAAAAGTGAAGAAGATGGAAAGTTGACAGCCAAAACAGTCTGGCGCTTCAAAGCGCGGTCTCCCTCACCGTGTCTTACCCCACCGCCGGAGTGCCTTGATCTAGACCCAAAAGAGGACGAAAGGAAAACTGCTCCGATGACACAAAAAAGTATCGATAGCCTGATCGATGCTACGACGTTTACTCCCAAGCCGCCGCCCAGGAAGAAGAGCACGGCGGCTGGTATGGTGGCGCGTCCGTCCGGCCAGCACCAGTCCTCACGAGCTTCACGAGTACAGATCACGCTCAAACACAGACGGGTAATCTCCCCTGTTGGACGCACGGAGACTGTGAAGTTCAAGGACGGCTTTCGATTGGCACACGTTGCAGCATTCAGGTGGCGCTCTGAAACACTCTCCCCGTGCCTTACCCCGCCACCAGAGTGCCTGGTGCAAGAGGAGCCAGCAGTTGGCGTTCTAGGCGATAATGGACCCGGCTTGAAGCGGTCCACACCGATGAGAAGTCAGCGGCACCCCGATGTTGGCCCTCGGGAGGAGGAGAGAGGTGACGGTGAGGATGGGTCGGAGCGCAGATCTAACATCCGCGGCACCAAGTCAAGAAGTGACCGGGACATGAAGCGAACGTCGAGAAAGAGCGAAGGGGACGTCCGGAGTGCCATGAAGAGAACGGAAGCCAACGTGGGGCAGAGAAAGGACGAAAGCAGCACCAGAAAGCGCGGGAAATCAAGGTCACAGAAACACAACCAGGACGGAGCTGAGGCTGACGTAGCTGGAGGACACGCCCTTCGGAAGACAAGTGGACGAG TGTTGCTCCCACCTGTCGATGCAAAGCAGAAGAAGAGGTTGGACGGCAGAGCGCGTCTACCTCCGATCAACAGGAGATCCTGA
- the LOC118410333 gene encoding serine/threonine-protein kinase ULK1-like codes for MEDKECRDRGYFLVKTIATGKFGDIKLATAEDSLRLSFKMRLLVLGFYGTPKHMQVAVKIYNKGKPNYELFKREADMLRELNHCNVMSVYDFFNTIDRTYLVMEYCGMNGRLGEFIQQYRAGRGVGLAEKVVRHFTHQLVDGMKYVHKCGIVHRLVCVSILS; via the exons ATGGAGGATAAAGAATGTCGAGACCGTGGGTACTTCCTGGTGAAGACAATCGCAACCGGGAAGTTTGGTGACATCAAGCTGGCTACCGCCGAGGACTCCTTGAGATTGTCGTTCAAAATGAGGCTATTGGTACTAGGCTTTTACGGAACTCCCAAacacatgcag GTTGCAGTGAAAATCTACAACAAGGGAAAGCCAAATTACGAACTCTTCAAGAGGGAGGCGGACATGCTGCGGGAGCTCAACCACTGTAATGTG ATGAGCGTATACGATTTCTTTAACACAATCGACCGCACCTATCTGGTGATGGAGTATTGTGGAATGAACGGGAGGCTGGGGGAGTTCATCCAGCAGTACCGGGCGGGTAGAGGCGTGGGTCTAGCCGAGAAAGTCGTGCGGCACTTCACTCATCAGTTGGTGGACGGAATGAAGTACGTTCACAAGTGTGGCATCGTGCACAGGTTAGTATGCGTTTCCATTCTGTCATAG